GTTATTTATATAGATTGAACTAAAGTTTACACTCTCCAAACTCTATAGATTCTAGTAAAGATCATCAATATGAGGGTTCGTCTTTAGTTCATTCTATCTATTTAGCTTTAATATACATCTCGTTAAAATATTGTTCAAGCATACGCTTGGTTGCGAACTCCTCGCGGGTCGTCTCAATACTCTTCTTCATCATGGAGACCCACTTTGGACGGTTTTCATAGTACGTTGGTAGCACTTTGGTAAGTAACGTATTGTACAAAGCTGCCGTATCATGGCGGTCTAATTCCTCGAAATCGGTTGTCTCGTAGCCATCCCCGATCTGCCAACCATTCTCACCATCGAGACAGGCCTCTGGCCACCATCCGTCCAGAATAGAGCAGTTGAGTACGCCGTTCATCGCTGCTTTCATCCCTGAGGTTCCGCTGGCTTCAAGCGGTCTACGTGGATTGTTAAGCCAGATATCTGAGCCTCGGGTAAGCATGGCTCCAATGGTCATATCGTAATTTTCTAAGAACACGACGCTCTTCGGATATTTCTTCATCATAGCTACCAGGTTGCTAACTATTTTCTTACCAACATCGTCTAAAGGATGGGCTTTACCTGAGAAGACGATCTGAACTTTCCCAGATTCCAGATAGGGTTCAATAATTTCAGGAGTTGAGAAAATGAGATCACTTCGTTTATAGGGCGCCGCTCTACGGGAGAAGCCGATGAGTAGATTATCTACGTTTAACTGGATACCAGAGCGTTCTTTAATGAAATCAATCAACTCTTGCTTCATTTCCATATGTGTCATCCACAGATCACCGTCATTCTCGAAGGTACGAGTGATACGCTCATCGACCCAAGTAGGTGTATGGATGGCATTCGTGATGCCGATAATAGGAGACCTACCAGCAACCTCCTTCCACATTTTGTTGGAGGTATCGGCATGCAGTTGAGCTACGCCATTAGAGATACGTGAAAGACGTAACCCAGCTACGGTCATATTGAATGGATTGCCACCTATACGCTCCATCTGGTCACGGGTCAAGCCATTGAAAGCCGTCATATACTCAAGACGTTCGAGTGGATGAGTTTCGTTACCTTCTTTGATTGGTGTATGTGTGGTGAATACGACTTCTTCTTTGGTCGCTCTCCAAGCCTCTTCGAAAGAATGACCAGCACACATCTTTTCGCGGATTAGTTCGGTAGCCGCAAGAGCGGCATGCCCTTCATTGAAATGGTAGACGTCTATCGGGATTTCCATCGCACGCATCGCCTTGACGCCACCAATGCCGATTACGATTTCTTGCGCAATTCGTTCTTCACCAAACCAACCGTATAGCTGACCGGTAATCCAAGCATCGTTGTTCTCAGGTATATCTGTATCAAGCAAATAGAGTGGGGTATTGCCAAAATGCTCTGTTTTCCATACTTTGCACACCACATCGCTATTTCTAACTTTAACCGTTACTTTAACACCAGTATCCTCAAGAAAATCGTAAACGTAGTTATGGTAAGTGTCGTAAGGTTTTCCCTCTGCATCAATTCTTTGATCTGTATAGCCTTGTTTCCATTTCAGCCCGATTGCTACAATAGGCATGTTGATGTCTTTTGCTCCCTTGATATAATCTCCGGCAAGAATGCCTAGACCACCTGCATACATTTTGAAATCCGAATGAAGTCCATACTCCATGCTAAAGTAAGCTACGGTTGGCAATTTTTTCTCACTCAATGGACAAGCCTCCTAATCATTTCATTGTGGGGGTCCGTATACAACTTGAAGTGTCACAATGTAGGTGCAAACGTTTGCTCGAAAAAAATTACTCCAAATTATTCCAAGTGATTCCACCCATAGGTTAGCATATCTCTAAGGAAAAAGTCTATAAAGAATAGCCGAATGGGTTAGTTCTTTTATTAGCTTTTTTATAATGTGAAACAGTTGTGGTTTCCTTCGCTAGCAATCGAAGTTGCATTATTTGTAAAACAAAAGTAATATCTTTCTAGTGGTACCTTGCAAAATATAGTACTAAGCAAAGTGGTGATGTGTACTTATGAACGTACAGTTTAAAAAAGGTGTATTGGAATTGTGTGTATTAAGCTTGACTGCCAAGAAAGATATGTACGGATACGAATTGGTTGAAGAAATTTCAAAAAACTTTGAGATTTCAGAGGGCACGATCTATCCGTTATTAAGAAGGCTTACTAAAGAAGGGTTATTTTCCACCTATCTTATGGAATCAACAGAGGGCCCCCCAAGGAAGTACTACAAATTAACGCCAAAAGGATTGGATCTAAAAAATGAACTCGTTATGGAATGGAAGGAATTTGCTAAAGGCGTAGAAAAAATGACTGAGGAGGAGTAAGGGGTGAACAAAGAGGTCTATTTAGCCGAAATTCGCAAATATTTAACAATACTCCCCAAACAGGAACAGGATGAAATATTAACAGATTATGAGGAGCATTTTGAACAAGCACGATTAAGAGGTCGTACGGAGAGTGACACTATTCAAAGTTTCGGGGAACCTCATGTGATTGCGAAGGAAATATTAGTTCAATATGAAATTACTAAGGCGCAAGTGAATCCATCATTGAATAGCGTGACGAGAGCCGTGTTTGCCGCATTGGGATTAGGAGTTCTGAACTTATTGTTTGTTTTAGCTCCATTTATTTTGGGTTTAGCAGTTCTTGTTGCATTGTTTGCGTGCTCTATCTTTCTGTTAGCCTCTCCCATTCTCTTGTTAATCCAAGACGGCTTCACATTCACGTATGTCAAAGAATTGTTTTCTATTATCGGTCTTGTCGGTATTGGTCTACTCATACTTCTAGGGGCGCTGAAAATCACGACTCTTTATTATAAATGGATGATTAACTATTTGAAGTTCAATCTGAGAATGGTAAGGAGGAATGAGAGTTGAAGTGGAATACGAAAAAGATCATCCAAATCGCTTTCGGTTTGGTTGTAGTAGCCATCATTGGAAACGTCCTGTTGTACATGTTCAATCTATCTCCGTTTAATTTAGCAGTGATTGATCAATCGCGTTCAGTATCTGCTGCTAACGTAACTGATATTCACGTCAATTCTAATACGGCTAATGTTAATATCGTACCGTATGACGGTACAGAAATTCAAGTTCATATGAAAGGCAAGTCAGAAGAGAGATGGGCAGATGACTTCCAATTATCGGTTGAGGAGAATGGAAATCAGGTCACCATAGAAGCAAACGAATTGGAAAAGACACGAATATTTGTACTCTATTCTGGTGATTATGAACTTCTGGTTCAATTGCCGCAGAAAAACTTTGAACGACTTCAGGTACAGACGGAAGCAGCGGATATAGACGTTGAGGGAGTGCAGATTAAGCGATCGTTCTTAGAAGCAGGTGTTGGCAATATAACAAGCAAGCAATTGCAAGGGATCATTAACGGTGTAACGGGAGCTGGGGATATTTACGTACAACTGCAATCCGTCGAGAATGATATAGAAGCAAAAACATCAGTTGGAAATATAACGGTAACAACGGAGATTGCGCCTGAAGCTATCCAAACGGAGTTAAGGAATGGTTTGGGCGAACGAACAATAGATTTTCCAGGCTTACCCAACGCTGAAGACGGTTCAGTAGGGACTGGAGGACCGAATGTTAAACTATCGGCGGAAGTGGGCGACTTGGCACTATTGATGGCAGATCATTAACCATTAGGCATGTGATCTCTATTTAAAATGACAAAAGTAGTCTGCGATCTATACAGTTTGTGAATGGATGATTTTGGACGGCAAGACCACCACGAAATTCGTGCTGGTCTTTTTTGTGGTACATCTGGCATGATGAGGTTGGTCGCCTTTCAGTGAATGTACAGCTAAACGGCTCTCACATGCGCAATTTATGATTGCATAGCGTAAGCACTTTATAATAAATGAATTTAAGTTTACATAGTTACCAAATTTAGTAAGTTACCATGTAATAGCCGCCCCATGTAGAATAGTTCAGGTCACCATAATTACGGTTAGCTGTGTTTGGATCAACAATAAAATTTGAACTAGCATCTCTATAATCAATTGCAGTAAGTCCACGTTTATGTGACCAACCACCATCAGAATCTTGTCTATACCAGTGATAGTCATAGCCTGGCGAAATTACTAAGGCCACTTTATATTGATGATAACCTGGAACTTCAGAGTAAGAAGAATTACTAATAGATTTACCTAAGTAAGGCATATCTGCTAAAGTAGCATTATAGATGTTGGATGTAGTTAGACTCGTAAACTGACTCCCAGCAAGTTCGCCTGGCTGTAATTTATGTCCTGAATAAGTAGATACATTCAACATATAAGCATAACAATTTGCTTTATCTGTTAAGTTTGCCCATGTACTAGGTGAATATGGATGTTCCCACCCTCCTGTTGGCATGGATTGAGCAAATGGCACGATTGGTGGTTCTTTAGATGATTGTTTTAATTCGGCGGGACTATTTGGAGTTTCTTGGAAAGATATTGAACTTTTAGTCAGTGAAGCAAACTCAGCTGGTCTATAATTAATCTGCAATTGTACTTCTTTTGGTAAACTGTTAAACCATTTTAGCCATTCCTGAGTATCAGGAGAAAAATTTGCTAAAGGATCAATGAATTTTTTCGATTCTGCATTGCCTGTTGGAGTTTCTTGGTTAGAAATGAAGTTTTCATTTAATGAAGTAAACTCGGCTGGTCTATAATTGACCTGCAATTGTTCTTCTTCTGTTAAGCTGTTTGACCACTTCATCCATTCCTGAGTATGAGTAGAATAAGTAGTTAAAGTGGAAGCGATTCCAGTATAAATGACCTTATTATTTACATTAGGACTAGCAAAAATGGGATTTGTGAGTAATGCCAGCATTACTACAGACAAAAGAACTGAAAACAATTTCTTCATATTTCTCTCCTCCTTGGAATAATTAAATTGTTGTTAAAATAAAACCTTTACACATCCTGATTTAGTTTCACTAGTAATCACCTCCTTGTTAGTAGTTAAAAAAAAGTAAACAGTCTATCAACTTTAACTATAAATAATATGTCATAATTGTTTTATTTTGTAAATAAAATAATATAATACAAATAAATCATATGTATGGAATAATTAATGTGTGTTATCATTACATTGAAATTTGATGGTTACTTCAAGGAATGAAAAATCATAGAAAGAAGGTACCCAAGAATGAAAAATAAGCATAGTATCATGACTATAATATTTTTTATTGTACTGGTTACATTTTCTGCTTGTGACATTAATTATGATAGTGATAACGATACAATATTGTCATTAGATAAGTTGCGATCTTTAGCAAAAAAAGGTGAAGTGTTATCGTGGAACGATTTTGAAGGTTATCCCTTTGAAGACATTGGTTCAGGATTATACATTCGTAAATATGAAATTGAAGGTAAATACCATTTATTAATTAGTGGCAGAAGTATTAACAATGCTCCTGATAATATCTATCTTGTCAAGACAACCGGAGAGCAGATCGATATTCGATATGATGACATAGATTCTTTTATTCTTAATTGAACTTAACATGTATAAATGCCGCCATTGGGCGGCATTTTGTTTATCAACCTATCCAATATGATACAATAACTGTCATCATGCGTATTCTCAAAGTAAAAATAAGTTAGGGTGATCTTCAAATGAAAATTTTGCTTGTGGAAGATGATAAAACGATCGCATCAGGACTTGAATATTCGCTACAACAAGATCAATTTTCCACGGTTCTTTGCTATGATGTTGCATCTGCTAAAGAAGTGCTAGCTGAACAGTTAGATCAATTCACGTTATGTTTATTTGATATATCGCTGCCAGATGGTAGTGGCTATGAATTGTGTAAAGTAGTGAAAGAGCGGAGCGATATTCCCGTCATCTTTTTAACAGCGATTGATGATGAGGTTAATGTTGTGATGGGGCTTGATATGGGAGCAGACGATTATATAACAAAACCCTTTCGTATTCGTGAGCTTCTCTCTCGGATCAAATCGGTGTTACGGAGATATCATAAACAGACTCAGACCAAATCAATTATTGAGATAGAAAATGTCCGGATTAACACGCTTGAAGGTAAAGTTTATAAGAATGGCGATGAGATTGCATTGACTGCCTTAGAGTATCGCTTATTACTTATCTTCGCTAACCATATTGGACAGGTTCTCTCAAGAAATCAACTTTTAGAGAGGATATGGGATGTGGCAGGAGACTTCGTGAATGATAATACATTAACCGTCTACATAAAAAGGTTACGGGAAAAGTTAGAGGATAATCCGCAGAATCCCACGATTATCAAAACAGTACGCGGTTTGGGTTATAAGGTGGGTGATTAGCATGCTACGTAATAGAGAAATCCTCATGTTATTGCTAACGATGTGCTCGATCAGTATAGTGGCGGTAATTGTATTGGTTATGGTCTCGCTTGCTGCGGCAGTGCTCACTTTAATCACTTCAGCTCTGCTCATTGGATGCAGTTTGGTATTTACGAGATGGAGATATCGCGAACTCGAAAAACTTTCTGGATATTTGCGCCAAATTAGTGGTGGTGATTATTCGCTTGATGTTCGTGATAATCAAGAGGGTGAACTTAGTATTCTGAAGAACGATATTTATAAAGTGACGCTAATGCTATCCGAGCAGAAGTCACTATTGCAACATGATAAAGTCCAGCTAACCAATGCTATCTCCGACATATCTCATCAGCTCAAAACCCCACTTACCTCCATGACGGTAATGGCAGATTTGTTAAGTGAACCCGAGCTACCTATAGAGAAAAGAACGGAATTTACACGCAATATTCGTATTCAGCTCGAACGGATCGGGTGGCTTGTTTCTTCGTTATTAAAGTTCTCGAAAATTGACGCCGGAACGGTACAATTTAAACAAGATCGCATTTCGGTGAAAAAGCTTCTTCAAAAAGCGTTAGAGCCCGTGCTGATTCCGATGGACATTAAGGAACAAACAGTTTCGATTAAGGGTGAAGATACCGTCTCTTTTCTGGGTGATCTGAATTGGACAGCCGAAGCCGTAATCAACATTCTGAAGAATAGTGTCGAGCACACACATGAAGGTGGTGAGATCTTTATTTCTTTTTCAGAAAATACACTGTTTACGGAAGTTATCATTGCAGATAACGGTAAGGGAATCCCGAAGGAAGAGTTACCCTATGTTTTCAAACGATTTTATAAAGGTAAGAATGCAAGCGAAGATAGCATCGGTATTGGGCTTGCTCTGGCTCACAGCATTATTACAAGTCAGAACGGTGATATTGAGGTTAAGAGTGAAAGAGGAACGGGTACACAGTTTCGTATTAAGTTTTACAAATAGGTGATTTAAATGAAATTGGCGGATGGTCAAGCCAAGTGCGACGACGGGGCTCGACATCGCCTAAGTGACTAGACTGTCATTTTCGAGTCACTTTAAAGTCATGTTAGGCAGATATACTGATCTCATCAGCATAAATGGAGGTCTTATCATGGATATATTAACAATAGAACATCTGTCTAAAACATATGGGAAGGGCGAAACGGCGGTAAAGGCACTTGATGATGTTTCTTTCTCGGTAAAAAAAGGGGAATTCGTCGCGATTATCGGTCCATCAGGTTCAGGGAAATCGACGATTTTGCACATACTTGGTGGAGTGGATAGACCAACAAGTGGAAAAGTACTCGTTGACAACACGGACATTTATGAGCTTAATGAAACACAGCTAGCGATCTTTAGACGTAGACAAATCGGCTTAATTTATCAGTTTTATAACCTTATTCCCGTTCTAACCGTTGAGGAGAATATTAAACTACCTTTACTGCTTGATGAACATAAGGTAGATAAGAAGCAGTTTGATGATATCGTAAAGACTTTAAATTTGGGCAATCGCTTAAATCATCTACCCAATCAGCTATCTGGCGGACAACAGCAACGTGTCTCAATTGGTAGAGCGTTAATTAGTAATCCTGCGATTATGCTAGCAGACGAGCCAACCGGCAATCTAGACAGTAAGAATGGTAATGAAATCATAGACCTATTAAAAATGTTTAATAAAACCTTTCATCAGACGCTAATCATCATTACCCATGATGAACGGATTGCGCTACAAGCGGATAGAGTCATTACCATTGAAGATGGAAGGATTGCCAAGGATGAGGTGATTCGTCCGTGAACATTGTTAATAAATTAACAGTACGACATTTGAAGCAAAATAAAAGACGTACACTTGTTACAATCATAGGCGTCATTATTTCAGTGGCTATGGTAACGGCTGTTTCAACGCTTGGTGTATCTTTTATGAATTTAATGCAAAAGCAAGAAATCGCAAGTGATGGAGAATGGCATGTCTTTTACAAAGATGTGAACAAAGCTCAGCTTGAAGCGGTTAAAGCCGATGAAGCAACAAAAGCACTTGTGGTTTCAAGAGACCGTGGCTATGCCCCTTTAGAAGGGGGACACAATGAAAACAAGCCATATTTGTTTATCAAGGAATATAATACACAAGGTTTTACACAGTTTCCGATTGAACTAAGTTCGGGGCGACTTCCCCATGCACATAATGAAGTTGTTATTTCGGAGGAAATTGCTTCGAATGCCAAAATTGAATACAAGATTGGTGATACGTTGACACTTGATGTTGGCGAACGATTCATGACTGAAGAAGAGCATGGTGGTCAAGCGCTAACGCAGAATGACGCATTACAATCGGTCAAGGATACGATTACTGAAACGATAAAAAATATAACAGCTGAAAGTTACACTGTTGTAGGCTTCATTAAGCGTCCTACATGGGAACCGACATGGGCGCCGGGGTATACAATCCTAAGTTATGTGGATGAGAGCATGTTGGGTGCGGACGATACAGTGAATGCGACGGTTGTATTAAATAAGGTCAAAAGATCCTTATATACTCATGCAAAGGATTTGGCAAAGACAAACAACATTGAGGACATTGGTTTCAATAAAAATTTATTACGTTATTATGGTGTGACGAATAACGACGGCTTACGCAGCACGATCGTTTCATTGTCAGCGGTCATTATGGCAGTCATTGTTATTGGTTCCGTTTCGTTAATATATAATGCTTTCGCTATTTCCGTCTCGGAACGTTCTCGTCATTTAGGGATGCTCTCGAGTGTGGGGGCTACGAAAAGGCAGAAGAGAAATTCGGTGTTTTTTGAAGGTGCAGTGATTGGCTTGATCAGTATTCCCATTGGAATCATTTGTGGTCTTGTCGGGATCGGTATTACCTTTTGGTTCATTAACTCCATGATCCAAGGAGCATTAGGGGTAACAGAAACATTAACGGTGTCCGTCACACCATTGTCCCTATGGATTACTAGTGCGGTTTCGATCCTAACGATCTTTATTTCAACGTATCTACCAGCAAAAAGAGCATCTAAGATCTCTGCTATTGATGCGATTCGACAAACAACGGATGTTAAGCTTACAGGTAAAGCAGTAAAAACGTCCAAATTTATTCGCAAGCTTTTCGGAATCGAAGCAGAAATAGGTTTGAAAAACTTAAAGAGAAACAAGCGCAGGTACCAAGCAACGGTGTTCTCACTTATCATTAGCATTGTTCTGTTTTTAGCGGTATCATTTTTCACATCCAATTTGGAAAAATCCCTCGAGCTCTCACAAGATGTCTCACAAGAGGGTGTGAATTATGATATTCAGGTCTATATGGGCAATGATATGACTGATAAGGAAGAAGATCGGTTGATACAATCGATAGCAACCCTTGATGGTGTAACAGAATATAGCGATATACAACGTATGTATGTAACCTCTTGGATTGAAGAGGCATCGATTGCAGAAGAATTGAAAAAGAATGTGAAAAATGATCATAGTATCCTTAAGAACGGAAAATACCCTTACTATATTCAGTTAAATGCATTAAATGAACAGAAACTAAAAGCTTATGCAGAAGCAGTCGGTACAGATTATGATCAACTAATTGACCCGAAACGTTTAGCTGCCATTGTGATTGATACGATTTCCTATGAAGATAAGGAAGCAGGGAAATATGTAGAAACGAAGGCTATTCAAACGAAAATTGGACAAGTCATTGATTTAATCTATAAAGATTGGGAAACCGAAGAAGAGACGAATTTAAACAAAGTAGAAATCGCCACATTGACAGATCAATTCCCAATGGGTATTCATTCAGTAGAGGTAGGCGGGTTAAATATCATTGTCTCCGAACAAGTCATGGACAAACTAACGAATGATAAGATGATTAACGACATTGAGACCTATCTTTACCTGAAGAGTAAGAATCCATTAGCAACGCAACAGGACATTGAGGAAATGAAAGAAAGTAATATATATGTTCACAATGTGTATCAAAATAGACAACAGGATGAACAGATGGTCATGTTAATGTCGGTATTTGCTTATGGTTTCATCGTATTAATTACGTTGATATCGATTGCGAATATTTTCAATACGATCTCGACGAGCATATCACTTCGAAAACGAGAATTTGCGATGTTGAAATCTGTTGGGATGACGCCAAAAGGCTTTAACAAGATGATAAATTATGAAAGTATATTTTATGGAATAAAATCGTTACTCTATGGGCTTCCGATCAGTATAGTAGTCATGTATTTGATCTACAGGGCATTGATGAACAGTTTTGACTATGGATTCACTCTGCCTTGGACAAGTATTGTATATGTCGTTGTTGCTGTATTTATCATGGTTAGTTCAGCAATGCTATACGCCAGCTCAAAAGTGAAAAAAGAAAATATTATTGATGCATTAAAACAGGAAAGTATATAACCATTATGATGGAGGCAGCTTGAAACGAAACATGATGCTGAGAGCAAATTGCATACCGATGGGTATCAATCTGCTCTTTTTGTGTGAGATAGGATACAAATGAATAATTTTTTACACTTTGCAAAGAAGTGACTAGATTCATATAGACGTATCAAGAACACTAATGTAGAATATATCCATTGTTAGTATCTAAAGGAAGTGGAGGGAGCCAATGAGCGAATTACTGATCGACTTGAAAATAACGGAGGGAGTTTTGGATGCATCACCTGAGGAGGTAGCGATTGACACCCAACAACTGAATAAATTGGAAAGCCACTTTCAGAATCTAATTTCGCAGGAAAAAATTCAAGCGGCAAGTTATCTTGTTGCACGCCATGGAAGAATCGCAGCGTGGAAATCGATGGGGAGACTTCATGGAGCGACAGAACAGGGGAACTTGCAACCAGATTCCCTTCGTAAGATGTCTTCAATTACGAAGGCGTTTACAAGTGTATCCATCGTGAAATTGATAGAGGACGGTAATCTGTACATCGATCTACCTGTATCTACTATTTTGGAAGAGTTCAATACTCCTGTGCATAAGGATATCACCCTGTTTCACTTGTTAACGCATACGTCCGGTATTTTACCGGTGACGGGGTACTATAATGAACCCTATCCGCGGGAGTGGTGGGGCGCGAATGGTATGGAGAACTGGATCCGCAAAG
The nucleotide sequence above comes from Paenibacillus sp. IHBB 10380. Encoded proteins:
- the glgP gene encoding alpha-glucan family phosphorylase codes for the protein MSEKKLPTVAYFSMEYGLHSDFKMYAGGLGILAGDYIKGAKDINMPIVAIGLKWKQGYTDQRIDAEGKPYDTYHNYVYDFLEDTGVKVTVKVRNSDVVCKVWKTEHFGNTPLYLLDTDIPENNDAWITGQLYGWFGEERIAQEIVIGIGGVKAMRAMEIPIDVYHFNEGHAALAATELIREKMCAGHSFEEAWRATKEEVVFTTHTPIKEGNETHPLERLEYMTAFNGLTRDQMERIGGNPFNMTVAGLRLSRISNGVAQLHADTSNKMWKEVAGRSPIIGITNAIHTPTWVDERITRTFENDGDLWMTHMEMKQELIDFIKERSGIQLNVDNLLIGFSRRAAPYKRSDLIFSTPEIIEPYLESGKVQIVFSGKAHPLDDVGKKIVSNLVAMMKKYPKSVVFLENYDMTIGAMLTRGSDIWLNNPRRPLEASGTSGMKAAMNGVLNCSILDGWWPEACLDGENGWQIGDGYETTDFEELDRHDTAALYNTLLTKVLPTYYENRPKWVSMMKKSIETTREEFATKRMLEQYFNEMYIKAK
- a CDS encoding PadR family transcriptional regulator; the encoded protein is MNVQFKKGVLELCVLSLTAKKDMYGYELVEEISKNFEISEGTIYPLLRRLTKEGLFSTYLMESTEGPPRKYYKLTPKGLDLKNELVMEWKEFAKGVEKMTEEE
- a CDS encoding HAAS signaling domain-containing protein, producing MNKEVYLAEIRKYLTILPKQEQDEILTDYEEHFEQARLRGRTESDTIQSFGEPHVIAKEILVQYEITKAQVNPSLNSVTRAVFAALGLGVLNLLFVLAPFILGLAVLVALFACSIFLLASPILLLIQDGFTFTYVKELFSIIGLVGIGLLILLGALKITTLYYKWMINYLKFNLRMVRRNES
- a CDS encoding DUF4097 family beta strand repeat-containing protein; this encodes MKWNTKKIIQIAFGLVVVAIIGNVLLYMFNLSPFNLAVIDQSRSVSAANVTDIHVNSNTANVNIVPYDGTEIQVHMKGKSEERWADDFQLSVEENGNQVTIEANELEKTRIFVLYSGDYELLVQLPQKNFERLQVQTEAADIDVEGVQIKRSFLEAGVGNITSKQLQGIINGVTGAGDIYVQLQSVENDIEAKTSVGNITVTTEIAPEAIQTELRNGLGERTIDFPGLPNAEDGSVGTGGPNVKLSAEVGDLALLMADH
- a CDS encoding response regulator transcription factor codes for the protein MKILLVEDDKTIASGLEYSLQQDQFSTVLCYDVASAKEVLAEQLDQFTLCLFDISLPDGSGYELCKVVKERSDIPVIFLTAIDDEVNVVMGLDMGADDYITKPFRIRELLSRIKSVLRRYHKQTQTKSIIEIENVRINTLEGKVYKNGDEIALTALEYRLLLIFANHIGQVLSRNQLLERIWDVAGDFVNDNTLTVYIKRLREKLEDNPQNPTIIKTVRGLGYKVGD
- a CDS encoding sensor histidine kinase, whose protein sequence is MLRNREILMLLLTMCSISIVAVIVLVMVSLAAAVLTLITSALLIGCSLVFTRWRYRELEKLSGYLRQISGGDYSLDVRDNQEGELSILKNDIYKVTLMLSEQKSLLQHDKVQLTNAISDISHQLKTPLTSMTVMADLLSEPELPIEKRTEFTRNIRIQLERIGWLVSSLLKFSKIDAGTVQFKQDRISVKKLLQKALEPVLIPMDIKEQTVSIKGEDTVSFLGDLNWTAEAVINILKNSVEHTHEGGEIFISFSENTLFTEVIIADNGKGIPKEELPYVFKRFYKGKNASEDSIGIGLALAHSIITSQNGDIEVKSERGTGTQFRIKFYK
- a CDS encoding ABC transporter ATP-binding protein — translated: MDILTIEHLSKTYGKGETAVKALDDVSFSVKKGEFVAIIGPSGSGKSTILHILGGVDRPTSGKVLVDNTDIYELNETQLAIFRRRQIGLIYQFYNLIPVLTVEENIKLPLLLDEHKVDKKQFDDIVKTLNLGNRLNHLPNQLSGGQQQRVSIGRALISNPAIMLADEPTGNLDSKNGNEIIDLLKMFNKTFHQTLIIITHDERIALQADRVITIEDGRIAKDEVIRP
- a CDS encoding FtsX-like permease family protein, giving the protein MNIVNKLTVRHLKQNKRRTLVTIIGVIISVAMVTAVSTLGVSFMNLMQKQEIASDGEWHVFYKDVNKAQLEAVKADEATKALVVSRDRGYAPLEGGHNENKPYLFIKEYNTQGFTQFPIELSSGRLPHAHNEVVISEEIASNAKIEYKIGDTLTLDVGERFMTEEEHGGQALTQNDALQSVKDTITETIKNITAESYTVVGFIKRPTWEPTWAPGYTILSYVDESMLGADDTVNATVVLNKVKRSLYTHAKDLAKTNNIEDIGFNKNLLRYYGVTNNDGLRSTIVSLSAVIMAVIVIGSVSLIYNAFAISVSERSRHLGMLSSVGATKRQKRNSVFFEGAVIGLISIPIGIICGLVGIGITFWFINSMIQGALGVTETLTVSVTPLSLWITSAVSILTIFISTYLPAKRASKISAIDAIRQTTDVKLTGKAVKTSKFIRKLFGIEAEIGLKNLKRNKRRYQATVFSLIISIVLFLAVSFFTSNLEKSLELSQDVSQEGVNYDIQVYMGNDMTDKEEDRLIQSIATLDGVTEYSDIQRMYVTSWIEEASIAEELKKNVKNDHSILKNGKYPYYIQLNALNEQKLKAYAEAVGTDYDQLIDPKRLAAIVIDTISYEDKEAGKYVETKAIQTKIGQVIDLIYKDWETEEETNLNKVEIATLTDQFPMGIHSVEVGGLNIIVSEQVMDKLTNDKMINDIETYLYLKSKNPLATQQDIEEMKESNIYVHNVYQNRQQDEQMVMLMSVFAYGFIVLITLISIANIFNTISTSISLRKREFAMLKSVGMTPKGFNKMINYESIFYGIKSLLYGLPISIVVMYLIYRALMNSFDYGFTLPWTSIVYVVVAVFIMVSSAMLYASSKVKKENIIDALKQESI